A stretch of the Glycine soja cultivar W05 chromosome 13, ASM419377v2, whole genome shotgun sequence genome encodes the following:
- the LOC114381999 gene encoding uncharacterized protein LOC114381999 isoform X2, with translation MMYLLLAMRKMLVGAGENVGAGEQRDVDAGEQRDVGGEERDVADSEEEKEVDSDEWLINFSCMMNEVEAEVETDGYHSEELNIPISSDDEDEDVEVYPQYSQSSGVGEQKLELGMEFGTLDEFKSALKEYSILIGREFKWKKNDKQRARAKCKKAFCDWEIYCAKNEVRNSFQIKTFKHNHNCCREVNNKQANR, from the exons ATGATGTACCTGTTGCTGGCCATGAGGAAG ATGTTGGTTGGTGCTGGTGAGAATGTTGGTGCTGGAGAGCAGAGGGATGTTGATGCTGGTGAGCAGAGAGATGTTGGTGGTGAAGAGAGAGATGTTGCTGATAGTGAGGAGGAAAAGGAAGTTGACAGTGATGAGTGGCTTATAAATTTCTCTTGTATGATGAATGAAGTTGAAGCTGAAGTTGAGACAGATGGTTATCATTCAGAGGAGCTTAATATCCCCATTAgtagtgatgatgaagatgaggatgttgaAGTTTATCCTCAATATAGTCAAAGTAGTGGAGTTGGTGAACAGAAGTTGGAATTAGGGATGGAGTTTGGTACTCTAGATGAATTTAAATCTGCCTTGAAGGAGTATAGCATATTGATAGGCAGGGAGTTCAAGTGGAAGAAGAATGATAAACAGAGGGCTAGAGCAAAATGCAAGAAGGCATTTTGTGATTGGGAAATCTACTGTGCAAAGAATGAAGTTAGAAACTCTTTTCAGATAAAGACATTCAAGCATAACCATAATTGCTGCAGAGAAGTGAACAACAAACAAGCAAATAGATAG
- the LOC114381999 gene encoding uncharacterized protein LOC114381999 isoform X1: MDMHLWSMATNRDAMPTCHCNNNSHKGGKPEDMCHEWLSIEAYNKTYQHFIEPVQGPQYWAQTQYTHPVPPYKRVQRGRPKKNRKRSVDEDNVTGHKLKRKLAEFTCGRCGQTNHNIRSCKNIGVPVRPKKYVAPSTANEDDHLLSQDEQALNEAEKDPVEINLSQPHLSQDSDMELMVPATIVPPIARNKLTITRAKQRKIADKDDAV, translated from the exons ATGGACATGCACTTGTGGAGTATGGCAACTAACAG GGATGCCATGCCGACATGCCATTGCAACAATAACTCTCACAAAGGAGGGAAGCCTGAGGACATGTGTCATGAGTGGCTGTCAATAGAAGCTTATAATAAGACATACCAGCATTTTATTGAACCAGTCCAAGGACCACAATATTGGGCCCAGACACAATATACACACCCTGTTCCACCATATAAAAGGGTCCAAAGAGGAAGgccaaagaaaaatagaaagagaTCTGTAGATGAGGACAATGTCACAGGACATAAGCTAAAGAGGAAATTGGCTGAGTTTACATGTGGAAGGTGTGGCCAAACCAATCATAACATTAGAAGCTGTAAAAATATTGGAGTTCCTGTTAGGCCAAAGAAATATGTTGCACCATCAACTGCAAATGAGGATGACCACCTATTATCTCAAGATGAACAAGCTTTGAATGAGGCTGAAAAAGATCCGGTGGAGATTAATTTATCTCAGCCTCATTTGTCACAAGATAGTGACATGGAGTTGATG GTCCCTGCAACTATTGTTCCACCAATAGCAAGGAATAAGCTAACCATAACAAGAGCCAAACAAAGGAAGATTGCTGATAAAGATGATGCAGTATAA
- the LOC114382540 gene encoding metal-nicotianamine transporter YSL1-like isoform X1, with protein sequence MMSAPANLETGGEEKKLEIEKEKEVESQVEVADTESKPWKEQITVRGLVVSMVLGIIYSIIAMKLNLSAGIVPNFNASAALLAFLFVRSWNKVLQKAGFISKPFTRQENTIIQTCAVSCYSIAVHGGFASYLLGLNRKTYELSGVGAEGNNPNTVRDPGYAWMTAFLFVVCFVGLFILIPLRKIMIVDLKLTFPSGLATAVLINGFHTQGDKMAKKQVGGFLKYFSISFMWGFFKWFFSGTQGCGFAQFPTFGLKAWKQTFYFDFNMTYVGAGMICPHLVNLSLLLGAVLSFGVVWPLIDLRKGDWFPTNLDESSMKALYGYKVFLTVALILGDGLYNFVKILVSSILSVHEKIKNRKNAVSGDQQGDNGEELKKKQVFLRDNISMWIGTGGYIVLSVVAIIVIPQMFPQLKWFYVVVAYILAPSLAFCNAYGTGLTDMNMAHNYGKVALFVIAAMSGRDNGVVAGLVGCGLVKSVVSVACTLMLDFKTAYYTCTSPKAMFICQLVGTALGCVIAPLSFFLFYKAFDVGNPHGEFKAPYALIYRNMAVLGVEGFSALPHHCLQLCYGFFAFAVAVNMVRDLSPKKIGKWMPLPMVMAIPFLVGAYFAIDMALGTLVVYVWHKLNSKKAEAMIPATASGLICGEGLWALPASILALSKIKPPICMNFLAS encoded by the exons ATGATGTCCGCACCAGCTAATTTGGAGACGGggggagaagagaagaaattagaaatagagaaagagaaagaggtgGAGAGTCAGGTAGAGGTAGCAGATACTGAGTCAAAGCCATGGAAAGAGCAAATAACAGTGAGAGGGTTGGTGGTGAGCATGGTGCTTGGAATCATATACAGCATAATAGCCATGAAGCTCAATCTCTCGGCTGGAATCGTTCCTAACTTCAATGCCTCTGCTGCCCTCCTTGCTTTCTTGTTTGTCCGAAGCTGGAACAAAGTTCTCCAAAAGGCTGGTTTTATCTCCAAACCCTTCACCCGGCAAGAAAACACCATCATACAGACTTGTGCTGTCTCATGCTATAGCATTGCTGTTCATG GAGGATTCGCTTCTTATCTTTTGGGATTAAACAGGAAGACGTATGAGTTGTCTGGAGTTGGGGCTGAGGGTAACAATCCAAATACTGTTAGAGATCCTGGATATGCTTGGATGACTGCCTTCCTTTTTGTGGTTTGCTTTGTTGGCCTCTTTATCTTGATTCCACTCAGAAAG ATCATGATAGTTGACCTGAAGTTGACGTTTCCTAGTGGCTTGGCCACAGCTGTTCTCATCAATGGTTTCCACACGCAGGGGGACAAAATGGCCAA GAAGCAAGTTGGTGGGTTCCTGAAGTATTTTTCCATCAGTTTCATGTGGGGGTTTTTCAAGTGGTTCTTCTCAGGGACACAGGGCTGCGGATTCGCGCAGTTTCCTACCTTTGGATTGAAAGCTTGGAAGCAAAC ATTCTATTTCGATTTTAACATGACTTATGTGGGAGCAGGGATGATTTGCCCCCACCTAGTGAATTTGTCTTTGCTCCTTGGAGCTGTTCTATCTTTTGGAGTGGTATGGCCGCTCATTGATCTTCGTAAGGGAGATTGGTTCCCGACCAATTTAGATGAGAGCAGCATGAAAGCCTTGTATGGCTACAAGGTCTTCCTGACAGTTGCTCTCATCCTCGGTGATGGCTTATACAACTTTGTCAAGATTCTAGTTTCCTCAATCCTTAGCGTAcatgaaaaaattaagaacCGTAAAAATG CAGTAAGCGGTGATCAGCAGGGGGATAACGGTGAAgagcttaaaaaaaaacaagtgtttCTGAGGGACAACATATCGATGTGGATTGGAACCGGCGGATACATAGTTTTGTCGGTGGTAGCCATAATTGTAATCCCACAAATGTTTCCTCAGCTGAAGTGGTTCTACGTGGTGGTCGCATACATCTTAGCGCCATCCCTGGCATTCTGTAACGCTTACGGAACGGGCCTCACCGACATGAACATGGCACACAATTACGGCAAAGTGGCACTCTTTGTTATAGCAGCTATGAGCGGGAGAGACAACGGGGTGGTGGCAGGACTCGTAGGTTGTGGTCTGGTTAAATCTGTGGTCTCCGTGGCTTGCACTCTGATGCTCGATTTCAAAACTGCGTATTACACCTGCACTTCTCCTAAAGCAATGTTCATATGCCAATTAGTGGGCACTGCGTTGGGATGTGTAATAGCTCCCCTCAGCTTCTTTCTGTTCTACAAGGCGTTCGATGTGGGGAACCCGCATGGGGAATTCAAGGCTCCCTATGCTCTCATTTACAGAAACATGGCAGTCTTAGGCGTCGAAGGTTTCTCGGCACTTCCCCACCACTGCTTGCAGCTCTGTTACGGGTTCTTCGCTTTCGCGGTGGCTGTGAACATGGTCAGAGACCTCTCCCCCAAGAAGATTGGGAAATGGATGCCTTTGCCCATGGTAATGGCGATACCCTTCCTTGTTGGTGCTTACTTTGCCATTGATATGGCCCTTGGGACTTTGGTTGTTTACGTGTGGCACAAGCTTAACTCCAAGAAGGCTGAGGCCATGATTCCAGCAACTGCCTCTGGACTCATTTGTGGGGAAGGCCTCTGGGCTCTCCCTGCTTCCATTCTCGCCCTTTCCAAAATTAAACCTCCTATCTGCATGAATTTTCTTGCTTCCTAG
- the LOC114382540 gene encoding metal-nicotianamine transporter YSL1-like isoform X2 — protein MMSAPANLETGGEEKKLEIEKEKEVESQVEVADTESKPWKEQITVRGLVVSMVLGIIYSIIAMKLNLSAGIVPNFNASAALLAFLFVRSWNKVLQKAGFISKPFTRQENTIIQTCAVSCYSIAVHGGFASYLLGLNRKTYELSGVGAEGNNPNTVRDPGYAWMTAFLFVVCFVGLFILIPLRKIMIVDLKLTFPSGLATAVLINGFHTQGDKMAKKQVGGFLKYFSISFMWGFFKWFFSGTQGCGFAQFPTFGLKAWKQTFYFDFNMTYVGAGMICPHLVNLSLLLGAVLSFGVVWPLIDLRKGDWFPTNLDESSMKALYGYKVFLTVALILGDGLYNFVKILVSSILSVHEKIKNRKNVSGDQQGDNGEELKKKQVFLRDNISMWIGTGGYIVLSVVAIIVIPQMFPQLKWFYVVVAYILAPSLAFCNAYGTGLTDMNMAHNYGKVALFVIAAMSGRDNGVVAGLVGCGLVKSVVSVACTLMLDFKTAYYTCTSPKAMFICQLVGTALGCVIAPLSFFLFYKAFDVGNPHGEFKAPYALIYRNMAVLGVEGFSALPHHCLQLCYGFFAFAVAVNMVRDLSPKKIGKWMPLPMVMAIPFLVGAYFAIDMALGTLVVYVWHKLNSKKAEAMIPATASGLICGEGLWALPASILALSKIKPPICMNFLAS, from the exons ATGATGTCCGCACCAGCTAATTTGGAGACGGggggagaagagaagaaattagaaatagagaaagagaaagaggtgGAGAGTCAGGTAGAGGTAGCAGATACTGAGTCAAAGCCATGGAAAGAGCAAATAACAGTGAGAGGGTTGGTGGTGAGCATGGTGCTTGGAATCATATACAGCATAATAGCCATGAAGCTCAATCTCTCGGCTGGAATCGTTCCTAACTTCAATGCCTCTGCTGCCCTCCTTGCTTTCTTGTTTGTCCGAAGCTGGAACAAAGTTCTCCAAAAGGCTGGTTTTATCTCCAAACCCTTCACCCGGCAAGAAAACACCATCATACAGACTTGTGCTGTCTCATGCTATAGCATTGCTGTTCATG GAGGATTCGCTTCTTATCTTTTGGGATTAAACAGGAAGACGTATGAGTTGTCTGGAGTTGGGGCTGAGGGTAACAATCCAAATACTGTTAGAGATCCTGGATATGCTTGGATGACTGCCTTCCTTTTTGTGGTTTGCTTTGTTGGCCTCTTTATCTTGATTCCACTCAGAAAG ATCATGATAGTTGACCTGAAGTTGACGTTTCCTAGTGGCTTGGCCACAGCTGTTCTCATCAATGGTTTCCACACGCAGGGGGACAAAATGGCCAA GAAGCAAGTTGGTGGGTTCCTGAAGTATTTTTCCATCAGTTTCATGTGGGGGTTTTTCAAGTGGTTCTTCTCAGGGACACAGGGCTGCGGATTCGCGCAGTTTCCTACCTTTGGATTGAAAGCTTGGAAGCAAAC ATTCTATTTCGATTTTAACATGACTTATGTGGGAGCAGGGATGATTTGCCCCCACCTAGTGAATTTGTCTTTGCTCCTTGGAGCTGTTCTATCTTTTGGAGTGGTATGGCCGCTCATTGATCTTCGTAAGGGAGATTGGTTCCCGACCAATTTAGATGAGAGCAGCATGAAAGCCTTGTATGGCTACAAGGTCTTCCTGACAGTTGCTCTCATCCTCGGTGATGGCTTATACAACTTTGTCAAGATTCTAGTTTCCTCAATCCTTAGCGTAcatgaaaaaattaagaacCGTAAAAATG TAAGCGGTGATCAGCAGGGGGATAACGGTGAAgagcttaaaaaaaaacaagtgtttCTGAGGGACAACATATCGATGTGGATTGGAACCGGCGGATACATAGTTTTGTCGGTGGTAGCCATAATTGTAATCCCACAAATGTTTCCTCAGCTGAAGTGGTTCTACGTGGTGGTCGCATACATCTTAGCGCCATCCCTGGCATTCTGTAACGCTTACGGAACGGGCCTCACCGACATGAACATGGCACACAATTACGGCAAAGTGGCACTCTTTGTTATAGCAGCTATGAGCGGGAGAGACAACGGGGTGGTGGCAGGACTCGTAGGTTGTGGTCTGGTTAAATCTGTGGTCTCCGTGGCTTGCACTCTGATGCTCGATTTCAAAACTGCGTATTACACCTGCACTTCTCCTAAAGCAATGTTCATATGCCAATTAGTGGGCACTGCGTTGGGATGTGTAATAGCTCCCCTCAGCTTCTTTCTGTTCTACAAGGCGTTCGATGTGGGGAACCCGCATGGGGAATTCAAGGCTCCCTATGCTCTCATTTACAGAAACATGGCAGTCTTAGGCGTCGAAGGTTTCTCGGCACTTCCCCACCACTGCTTGCAGCTCTGTTACGGGTTCTTCGCTTTCGCGGTGGCTGTGAACATGGTCAGAGACCTCTCCCCCAAGAAGATTGGGAAATGGATGCCTTTGCCCATGGTAATGGCGATACCCTTCCTTGTTGGTGCTTACTTTGCCATTGATATGGCCCTTGGGACTTTGGTTGTTTACGTGTGGCACAAGCTTAACTCCAAGAAGGCTGAGGCCATGATTCCAGCAACTGCCTCTGGACTCATTTGTGGGGAAGGCCTCTGGGCTCTCCCTGCTTCCATTCTCGCCCTTTCCAAAATTAAACCTCCTATCTGCATGAATTTTCTTGCTTCCTAG